One segment of Cardiocondyla obscurior isolate alpha-2009 linkage group LG13, Cobs3.1, whole genome shotgun sequence DNA contains the following:
- the Vps36 gene encoding vacuolar protein-sorting-associated protein 36: MNRFEYADSRFMRNEVYVRRDMVVRLYDGDAKTNFENGELILTSHRILWGKPGDISRGNTCLSLSLQYIVFFEEECSGPFAFGRSKKIILHLCEPVPDKMPGPADNSLYNYVKLSFKEGLDSNFITQLSDTIMRCMWEFAPTTGINDPNIHNNQENAKLLPRIKTRTGIIGIERSLQEKQKETDESISLAFQDLTKLMDMAKDMVAISKTISAKIRARQGDITEDETVRFKAYLMSLGIDDPVTRDAYKSSNEYFEQLAKQLAYILEEPIKEVGGMMTLTDVYCRVNRARGLELLSPEDLLHASRQLAPLGLPIVLRSFDSGVMVLQIHSHDDNAVVDRISELLQEKGFMTAEDLAQSEGISVLLARERLLVTEKYGKACRDDSIEALRFYPNLFLEEMSNE, from the exons ATGAACAGGTTCGAGTACGCCGATTCTCGGTTTATGCGTAACGAGGTTTATGTGAGACGTGATATGGTCGTACGTCTCTACGACGGTGATGCAAag acaAATTTCGAAAATGGAGAATTAATTCTAACTAGTCATAGAATACTCTGGGGCAAACCCGGCGATATATCACGAGGCAACACTTGCTTGTCGTTGTCGCTTCAATATATCGTATTTTTTGAAGAAGAATGTTCTGGCCCATTTGCCTTTGGgcgtagtaaaaaaattattttacatcttTGCGAACCTGTCCCTG ataaaatGCCTGGCCCAGCAGATAATAGTTtgtataattatgttaaattgtCATTTAAAGAAGGTTTGGACTCTAATTTTATAACTCAATTATCTGATACTATTATGAGATGCATGTGGGAGTTTGCCCCTACCACTGGAATAAATGACcctaatatacataataatcaagaaaatgcaaaattgCTACCTCGAATAAAAACGCGAACGGGTATTATAGGTATTGAAAGAAGTCTACaagaaaaacagaaagagaCTGATGAAAGTATATCATTGGCTTTTCAAGATCTTACAAAGCTTATGGATATGGCTAAAGATATGGTAGCCATTTCGAAAACCATTTCGGCTAAAATAAGG GCAAGACAAGGAGATATAACAGAGGACGAAACTGTGAGATTTAAAGCTTACTTAATGAGCTTAGGTATCGACGATCCCGTAACGAGAGATGCGTATAAGAGCAGCAATGAGTACTTCGAACAATTAGCAAAGCAACTTGCATATATCTTGGAGGAGCCAATAAAG gaaGTCGGCGGTATGATGACGCTCACGGACGTTTATTGTCGTGTAAATAGAGCGAGAGGTTTAGAACTTTTATCTCCCGAGGACTTGTTACATGCCAGTAGACAATTAGCGCCCTTAGGTTTACCAATTGTATTAAGAAGTTTCGATAGCGGTGTTATGGTTCTCCAAATTCATTCTCACGATGATAATGCTGTAGTCGATCGTATATCCGAGTTG ttgcaAGAAAAAGGATTTATGACGGCTGAAGATCTTGCTCAGTCAGAAGGTATATCTGTATTATTAGCACGCGAACGATTGCTAGTTACAGAGAAATATGGCAAGGCCTGTAGAGACGATTCGATAGAAGCTCTAAGATTTTATCCCAATCTATTTTTAGAAGAAATGTCTAACGAATAA
- the LOC139107554 gene encoding MBT domain-containing protein 1 isoform X2, producing MDMQASNVYTSIPGFPEQLGMVWMGDMMMGEPTHELMLDPRQSESPFFSHGSHPYEDLRNHHIAPTTMVRYIPQQFSNECSEPDEAVDAHEIQQDYDSQSERPEISEYLTLEDYIGDEEREQIVSNAATQTTDNRNRKIKPIKHPGLVLKTPIAYQPHTDLNFIPIRKDGIAVCEKCGAIGVKHAFYTKERRFCSRACARSSEHTTPTADSTYSPSHSVDQPVSVNQMSSDTKPKDVVVKEEIDIKESVESEKDKVKLEPVMPEDLPVRRKRTAEMAGSYDWTPQLVEPGFCAAPVSCFKHAPISEIWDNITVGMKVEVENTDCDEVCEAFPDSFWVATVLRICGYRALLRYEGFGHNADKDFWVSLCSNDIHPVGWCATIGKPLIPPNTIANKYKDWKDFLMRRLTGARTLPTNFYNKVNDSMKSRFRCGLHLEVVDKNRISQVKVATIQKIVGKRLHVRYYDSSPEDNGFWCHEDSPLIHPVGWAKKVGQTLDAYPAYLERVTKSKLSEDDATENLFHVPKNHYMHLTYTFKEGMKIEAIDPLNLSAICAATVMQVLEKDYIMIRIDSYDEDASGADWFCYHSCSPCIFPVGFCSQHGLPLTPPKGYDPTTFTWDAYLTETNTTPAPMQLFNREIPQHGFIEGMRLEAADLMDPRLVCVATITRVIGRLLRVHFDGWEDEYDQWLDCQSPDIYPVGWCDLVDHKLEGPRVLVKNTSPTVKSPRGLKRKAKRKLKKGSKMSCSKNILPRQRERISMARERGRELEPAQGTKIERERDLESLPEQRSREPETAQEPAGPDQTLPSPTTGQGQALNDAQSEVQNPPPKERTATSYINVTSASTKYIPRLADGVQRGSEFGDLVPSEWNVFDVAQFLRVNDCATYCDNFSKRKIDGKTLLTLTKDQIIDLTGFKVGPSLKIFDLIQQLKIKVNPAQERLKLGMKKLL from the exons ATGGATATGCAAGCTTCAAATG TGTATACTTCCATCCCTGGATTTCCTGAACAACTAGGGATGGTATGGATGGGAGATATGATGATGGGAGAGCCTACCCATGAACTCATGCTGGACCCCCGTCAAAGTGAAAGCCCGTTTTTTTCACACGGTTCACATCCCTATGAAGATCTCAGGAATCATCACATTGCTCCTACAACTATGGTACGTTACATACCACAACAATTTTCAAATGAGTGTTCAGAACCTGATGAGGCTGTAGATGCTCATGAAATACAGCAA gATTATGACTCACAGTCTGAAAGGCCAGAGATAAGTGAGTACTTAACATTGGAAGATTACATAGGCGATGAAGAACGAGAACAAATCGTGAGCAACGCGGCAACTCAAACTACAGACAATCGCAATCGGAAAATAAAGCCTATCAAGCATCCAGGACTTGTTTTAAAAACACCAATTGCTTATCAACCTCACACTGatctaaattttattcctATTCGTAAAGACGGTATAG ctgTTTGTGAAAAATGTGGTGCTATTGGAGTAAAACATGCCTTTTATACAAAAGAGCGTAGATTTTGCAGTAGAGCTTGTGCACGGTCTTCAGAACATACAACACCTACTGCAGACTCCACTTACAGTCCATCTCATTCAGTGGATCAACCAGTTTCTGTGAATCAAATGTCCTCTGATACAAAACCAAAAGAT GTTGtcgtaaaagaagaaatagatATTAAAGAATCTGTCGAATCAGAAAAGGACAAAGTTAAATTAGAGCCGGTAATGCCAGAAGATTTACCCGTTAGAAGAAAGAGAACAGCGGAAATGGCGGGTTCTTACGACTGGACGCCACAGCTGGTTGAACCAGGATTTTGTGCTGCTCCGGTTTCTTGCTTTAAACAT GCTCCCATATCAGAAATTTGGGATAACATCACGGTGGGTATGAAAGTAGAAGTAGAAAATACCGACTGTGATGAAGTATGCGAGGCTTTCCCAGATTCGTTTTGGGTTGCGACTGTATTACGAATATGCGGGTATAGAGCTCTATTAAGGTACGAAGGCTTTGGACACAATGCAGATAAAGATTTTTGGGTATCACTTTGTTCAAACGACATACATCCCGTTGGTTGGTGTGCTACGATTGGAAAACCTCTTATTCCACCTAACA cgaTCGCAAATAAGTACAAAGATTGGAAGGACTTTTTGATGAGGCGATTAACCGGTGCAAGAACATTACCAAcaaatttctataataaaGTGAATGATAGTATGAAATCTCGTTTTCGATGTGGTCTTCATTTGGAAGTCGTAGATAAAAACAGAATCTCACAAGTAAAAGTGGCGACGATACAAAAGATAGTTGGTAAACGTTTGCACGTGAGATATTACGATTCATCTCCGGAGGATAACGGGTTTTGGTGCCATGAGGACTCGCCTCTTATACATCCAGTAGGATGGGCTAAGAAAGTCGGACAAACGCTAGATGCGTATCCTGCATACTTGGAACGTGttacaaaatcaaaattatccGAAGATGACGCAACAGAGAATCTTTTTCATGTGCCAAAGAACCATTACATGCATCTCACATACACGTTTAAGGAAGGAATGAAAATAGAAGCCATCGATCCGCTTAATCTTTCGGCCATATGTGCGGCAACAGTTATGCAAGTTTTGGAAAAGGATTATATTATGATTCGTATTGACAGTTACGATGAAGATGCGAGTGGTGCTGATTGGTTTTGTTATCATTCGTGTTCGCCGTGCATTTTTCCAGTTGGCTTTTGCTCTCAACATGGACTACCTTTAACGCCACCAAAAGGTTATGATCCTACTACATTTACATGGGATGCATATTTAACAGAGACCAATACTACACCTGCGCCTATGCAGTTATTTAATCGg gAAATTCCTCAACACGGTTTTATTGAAGGAATGAGACTCGAAGCTGCTGACTTAATGGATCCTAGATTAGTTTGTGTTGCTACTATTACTAGGGTGATTGGCAGATTGCTACGAGTGCATTTTGATGGTTGGGAAGACGAATATGATCAATGGCTAGATTGTCAAAGTCCAGATATTTATCCCGTTGGATGGTGTGATCTTGTAGATCACAAATTGGAAGGGCCGCGTGTACTCGTAAAAAACACTAGTCCTACTG tAAAATCACCAAGAGGCCTTAAACGTAAAGCTAAGAGAAAACTGAAGAAAGGAAGCAAGATGTCTTGCTCGAAAAATATACTACCTCGTCAGAGAGAACGTATTAGTATGGCTCGTGAACGCGGCCGAGAGTTGGAACCTGCTCAAGGAACGAAAATTGAAAGAGAGCGTGATCTAGAAAGTTTACCGGAACAGAGAAGCAGAGAACCAGAAACAGCGCAAGAGCCAGCTGGACCTGACCAAACTTTACCTAGTCCGACTACTGGACAAGGTCAAGCATTAAATGATGCGCAAAGTGAAGTACAGAACCCTCCACCTAAGGAAAGAACTGCTACGTCATACATTAAT gtCACTTCAGCGAGTACTAAATATATACCGAGGCTAGCAGATGGTGTGCAAAGAGGTTCAGAATTTGGTGATCTAGTGCCATCTGAGTGGAATGTCTTTGACGTTGCACAATTTCTTCGAGTTAATGATTGTGCGACCTATTGCGATAATTTCAGTAAACGTAAAATAGATGGAAAGACATTGCTGACTCTTACTAAGGACCAAATAATAGACCTAACAGGTTTCAAAGTTGGAccttctttaaaaatttttgatttaatccagcaattaaaaatcaaagttAATCCAGCTCAGGAAAGATTGAAACTAGGAatgaagaaattattataa
- the LOC139107554 gene encoding MBT domain-containing protein 1 isoform X1: MDMQASNGMDMCMNTVYTSIPGFPEQLGMVWMGDMMMGEPTHELMLDPRQSESPFFSHGSHPYEDLRNHHIAPTTMVRYIPQQFSNECSEPDEAVDAHEIQQDYDSQSERPEISEYLTLEDYIGDEEREQIVSNAATQTTDNRNRKIKPIKHPGLVLKTPIAYQPHTDLNFIPIRKDGIAVCEKCGAIGVKHAFYTKERRFCSRACARSSEHTTPTADSTYSPSHSVDQPVSVNQMSSDTKPKDVVVKEEIDIKESVESEKDKVKLEPVMPEDLPVRRKRTAEMAGSYDWTPQLVEPGFCAAPVSCFKHAPISEIWDNITVGMKVEVENTDCDEVCEAFPDSFWVATVLRICGYRALLRYEGFGHNADKDFWVSLCSNDIHPVGWCATIGKPLIPPNTIANKYKDWKDFLMRRLTGARTLPTNFYNKVNDSMKSRFRCGLHLEVVDKNRISQVKVATIQKIVGKRLHVRYYDSSPEDNGFWCHEDSPLIHPVGWAKKVGQTLDAYPAYLERVTKSKLSEDDATENLFHVPKNHYMHLTYTFKEGMKIEAIDPLNLSAICAATVMQVLEKDYIMIRIDSYDEDASGADWFCYHSCSPCIFPVGFCSQHGLPLTPPKGYDPTTFTWDAYLTETNTTPAPMQLFNREIPQHGFIEGMRLEAADLMDPRLVCVATITRVIGRLLRVHFDGWEDEYDQWLDCQSPDIYPVGWCDLVDHKLEGPRVLVKNTSPTVKSPRGLKRKAKRKLKKGSKMSCSKNILPRQRERISMARERGRELEPAQGTKIERERDLESLPEQRSREPETAQEPAGPDQTLPSPTTGQGQALNDAQSEVQNPPPKERTATSYINVTSASTKYIPRLADGVQRGSEFGDLVPSEWNVFDVAQFLRVNDCATYCDNFSKRKIDGKTLLTLTKDQIIDLTGFKVGPSLKIFDLIQQLKIKVNPAQERLKLGMKKLL, translated from the exons ATGGATATGCAAGCTTCAAATG GAATGGATATGTGTATGAATACAGTGTATACTTCCATCCCTGGATTTCCTGAACAACTAGGGATGGTATGGATGGGAGATATGATGATGGGAGAGCCTACCCATGAACTCATGCTGGACCCCCGTCAAAGTGAAAGCCCGTTTTTTTCACACGGTTCACATCCCTATGAAGATCTCAGGAATCATCACATTGCTCCTACAACTATGGTACGTTACATACCACAACAATTTTCAAATGAGTGTTCAGAACCTGATGAGGCTGTAGATGCTCATGAAATACAGCAA gATTATGACTCACAGTCTGAAAGGCCAGAGATAAGTGAGTACTTAACATTGGAAGATTACATAGGCGATGAAGAACGAGAACAAATCGTGAGCAACGCGGCAACTCAAACTACAGACAATCGCAATCGGAAAATAAAGCCTATCAAGCATCCAGGACTTGTTTTAAAAACACCAATTGCTTATCAACCTCACACTGatctaaattttattcctATTCGTAAAGACGGTATAG ctgTTTGTGAAAAATGTGGTGCTATTGGAGTAAAACATGCCTTTTATACAAAAGAGCGTAGATTTTGCAGTAGAGCTTGTGCACGGTCTTCAGAACATACAACACCTACTGCAGACTCCACTTACAGTCCATCTCATTCAGTGGATCAACCAGTTTCTGTGAATCAAATGTCCTCTGATACAAAACCAAAAGAT GTTGtcgtaaaagaagaaatagatATTAAAGAATCTGTCGAATCAGAAAAGGACAAAGTTAAATTAGAGCCGGTAATGCCAGAAGATTTACCCGTTAGAAGAAAGAGAACAGCGGAAATGGCGGGTTCTTACGACTGGACGCCACAGCTGGTTGAACCAGGATTTTGTGCTGCTCCGGTTTCTTGCTTTAAACAT GCTCCCATATCAGAAATTTGGGATAACATCACGGTGGGTATGAAAGTAGAAGTAGAAAATACCGACTGTGATGAAGTATGCGAGGCTTTCCCAGATTCGTTTTGGGTTGCGACTGTATTACGAATATGCGGGTATAGAGCTCTATTAAGGTACGAAGGCTTTGGACACAATGCAGATAAAGATTTTTGGGTATCACTTTGTTCAAACGACATACATCCCGTTGGTTGGTGTGCTACGATTGGAAAACCTCTTATTCCACCTAACA cgaTCGCAAATAAGTACAAAGATTGGAAGGACTTTTTGATGAGGCGATTAACCGGTGCAAGAACATTACCAAcaaatttctataataaaGTGAATGATAGTATGAAATCTCGTTTTCGATGTGGTCTTCATTTGGAAGTCGTAGATAAAAACAGAATCTCACAAGTAAAAGTGGCGACGATACAAAAGATAGTTGGTAAACGTTTGCACGTGAGATATTACGATTCATCTCCGGAGGATAACGGGTTTTGGTGCCATGAGGACTCGCCTCTTATACATCCAGTAGGATGGGCTAAGAAAGTCGGACAAACGCTAGATGCGTATCCTGCATACTTGGAACGTGttacaaaatcaaaattatccGAAGATGACGCAACAGAGAATCTTTTTCATGTGCCAAAGAACCATTACATGCATCTCACATACACGTTTAAGGAAGGAATGAAAATAGAAGCCATCGATCCGCTTAATCTTTCGGCCATATGTGCGGCAACAGTTATGCAAGTTTTGGAAAAGGATTATATTATGATTCGTATTGACAGTTACGATGAAGATGCGAGTGGTGCTGATTGGTTTTGTTATCATTCGTGTTCGCCGTGCATTTTTCCAGTTGGCTTTTGCTCTCAACATGGACTACCTTTAACGCCACCAAAAGGTTATGATCCTACTACATTTACATGGGATGCATATTTAACAGAGACCAATACTACACCTGCGCCTATGCAGTTATTTAATCGg gAAATTCCTCAACACGGTTTTATTGAAGGAATGAGACTCGAAGCTGCTGACTTAATGGATCCTAGATTAGTTTGTGTTGCTACTATTACTAGGGTGATTGGCAGATTGCTACGAGTGCATTTTGATGGTTGGGAAGACGAATATGATCAATGGCTAGATTGTCAAAGTCCAGATATTTATCCCGTTGGATGGTGTGATCTTGTAGATCACAAATTGGAAGGGCCGCGTGTACTCGTAAAAAACACTAGTCCTACTG tAAAATCACCAAGAGGCCTTAAACGTAAAGCTAAGAGAAAACTGAAGAAAGGAAGCAAGATGTCTTGCTCGAAAAATATACTACCTCGTCAGAGAGAACGTATTAGTATGGCTCGTGAACGCGGCCGAGAGTTGGAACCTGCTCAAGGAACGAAAATTGAAAGAGAGCGTGATCTAGAAAGTTTACCGGAACAGAGAAGCAGAGAACCAGAAACAGCGCAAGAGCCAGCTGGACCTGACCAAACTTTACCTAGTCCGACTACTGGACAAGGTCAAGCATTAAATGATGCGCAAAGTGAAGTACAGAACCCTCCACCTAAGGAAAGAACTGCTACGTCATACATTAAT gtCACTTCAGCGAGTACTAAATATATACCGAGGCTAGCAGATGGTGTGCAAAGAGGTTCAGAATTTGGTGATCTAGTGCCATCTGAGTGGAATGTCTTTGACGTTGCACAATTTCTTCGAGTTAATGATTGTGCGACCTATTGCGATAATTTCAGTAAACGTAAAATAGATGGAAAGACATTGCTGACTCTTACTAAGGACCAAATAATAGACCTAACAGGTTTCAAAGTTGGAccttctttaaaaatttttgatttaatccagcaattaaaaatcaaagttAATCCAGCTCAGGAAAGATTGAAACTAGGAatgaagaaattattataa
- the LOC139107554 gene encoding polycomb protein Sfmbt isoform X3 codes for MDMQASNGMVWMGDMMMGEPTHELMLDPRQSESPFFSHGSHPYEDLRNHHIAPTTMVRYIPQQFSNECSEPDEAVDAHEIQQDYDSQSERPEISEYLTLEDYIGDEEREQIVSNAATQTTDNRNRKIKPIKHPGLVLKTPIAYQPHTDLNFIPIRKDGIAVCEKCGAIGVKHAFYTKERRFCSRACARSSEHTTPTADSTYSPSHSVDQPVSVNQMSSDTKPKDVVVKEEIDIKESVESEKDKVKLEPVMPEDLPVRRKRTAEMAGSYDWTPQLVEPGFCAAPVSCFKHAPISEIWDNITVGMKVEVENTDCDEVCEAFPDSFWVATVLRICGYRALLRYEGFGHNADKDFWVSLCSNDIHPVGWCATIGKPLIPPNTIANKYKDWKDFLMRRLTGARTLPTNFYNKVNDSMKSRFRCGLHLEVVDKNRISQVKVATIQKIVGKRLHVRYYDSSPEDNGFWCHEDSPLIHPVGWAKKVGQTLDAYPAYLERVTKSKLSEDDATENLFHVPKNHYMHLTYTFKEGMKIEAIDPLNLSAICAATVMQVLEKDYIMIRIDSYDEDASGADWFCYHSCSPCIFPVGFCSQHGLPLTPPKGYDPTTFTWDAYLTETNTTPAPMQLFNREIPQHGFIEGMRLEAADLMDPRLVCVATITRVIGRLLRVHFDGWEDEYDQWLDCQSPDIYPVGWCDLVDHKLEGPRVLVKNTSPTVKSPRGLKRKAKRKLKKGSKMSCSKNILPRQRERISMARERGRELEPAQGTKIERERDLESLPEQRSREPETAQEPAGPDQTLPSPTTGQGQALNDAQSEVQNPPPKERTATSYINVTSASTKYIPRLADGVQRGSEFGDLVPSEWNVFDVAQFLRVNDCATYCDNFSKRKIDGKTLLTLTKDQIIDLTGFKVGPSLKIFDLIQQLKIKVNPAQERLKLGMKKLL; via the exons ATGGATATGCAAGCTTCAAATG GGATGGTATGGATGGGAGATATGATGATGGGAGAGCCTACCCATGAACTCATGCTGGACCCCCGTCAAAGTGAAAGCCCGTTTTTTTCACACGGTTCACATCCCTATGAAGATCTCAGGAATCATCACATTGCTCCTACAACTATGGTACGTTACATACCACAACAATTTTCAAATGAGTGTTCAGAACCTGATGAGGCTGTAGATGCTCATGAAATACAGCAA gATTATGACTCACAGTCTGAAAGGCCAGAGATAAGTGAGTACTTAACATTGGAAGATTACATAGGCGATGAAGAACGAGAACAAATCGTGAGCAACGCGGCAACTCAAACTACAGACAATCGCAATCGGAAAATAAAGCCTATCAAGCATCCAGGACTTGTTTTAAAAACACCAATTGCTTATCAACCTCACACTGatctaaattttattcctATTCGTAAAGACGGTATAG ctgTTTGTGAAAAATGTGGTGCTATTGGAGTAAAACATGCCTTTTATACAAAAGAGCGTAGATTTTGCAGTAGAGCTTGTGCACGGTCTTCAGAACATACAACACCTACTGCAGACTCCACTTACAGTCCATCTCATTCAGTGGATCAACCAGTTTCTGTGAATCAAATGTCCTCTGATACAAAACCAAAAGAT GTTGtcgtaaaagaagaaatagatATTAAAGAATCTGTCGAATCAGAAAAGGACAAAGTTAAATTAGAGCCGGTAATGCCAGAAGATTTACCCGTTAGAAGAAAGAGAACAGCGGAAATGGCGGGTTCTTACGACTGGACGCCACAGCTGGTTGAACCAGGATTTTGTGCTGCTCCGGTTTCTTGCTTTAAACAT GCTCCCATATCAGAAATTTGGGATAACATCACGGTGGGTATGAAAGTAGAAGTAGAAAATACCGACTGTGATGAAGTATGCGAGGCTTTCCCAGATTCGTTTTGGGTTGCGACTGTATTACGAATATGCGGGTATAGAGCTCTATTAAGGTACGAAGGCTTTGGACACAATGCAGATAAAGATTTTTGGGTATCACTTTGTTCAAACGACATACATCCCGTTGGTTGGTGTGCTACGATTGGAAAACCTCTTATTCCACCTAACA cgaTCGCAAATAAGTACAAAGATTGGAAGGACTTTTTGATGAGGCGATTAACCGGTGCAAGAACATTACCAAcaaatttctataataaaGTGAATGATAGTATGAAATCTCGTTTTCGATGTGGTCTTCATTTGGAAGTCGTAGATAAAAACAGAATCTCACAAGTAAAAGTGGCGACGATACAAAAGATAGTTGGTAAACGTTTGCACGTGAGATATTACGATTCATCTCCGGAGGATAACGGGTTTTGGTGCCATGAGGACTCGCCTCTTATACATCCAGTAGGATGGGCTAAGAAAGTCGGACAAACGCTAGATGCGTATCCTGCATACTTGGAACGTGttacaaaatcaaaattatccGAAGATGACGCAACAGAGAATCTTTTTCATGTGCCAAAGAACCATTACATGCATCTCACATACACGTTTAAGGAAGGAATGAAAATAGAAGCCATCGATCCGCTTAATCTTTCGGCCATATGTGCGGCAACAGTTATGCAAGTTTTGGAAAAGGATTATATTATGATTCGTATTGACAGTTACGATGAAGATGCGAGTGGTGCTGATTGGTTTTGTTATCATTCGTGTTCGCCGTGCATTTTTCCAGTTGGCTTTTGCTCTCAACATGGACTACCTTTAACGCCACCAAAAGGTTATGATCCTACTACATTTACATGGGATGCATATTTAACAGAGACCAATACTACACCTGCGCCTATGCAGTTATTTAATCGg gAAATTCCTCAACACGGTTTTATTGAAGGAATGAGACTCGAAGCTGCTGACTTAATGGATCCTAGATTAGTTTGTGTTGCTACTATTACTAGGGTGATTGGCAGATTGCTACGAGTGCATTTTGATGGTTGGGAAGACGAATATGATCAATGGCTAGATTGTCAAAGTCCAGATATTTATCCCGTTGGATGGTGTGATCTTGTAGATCACAAATTGGAAGGGCCGCGTGTACTCGTAAAAAACACTAGTCCTACTG tAAAATCACCAAGAGGCCTTAAACGTAAAGCTAAGAGAAAACTGAAGAAAGGAAGCAAGATGTCTTGCTCGAAAAATATACTACCTCGTCAGAGAGAACGTATTAGTATGGCTCGTGAACGCGGCCGAGAGTTGGAACCTGCTCAAGGAACGAAAATTGAAAGAGAGCGTGATCTAGAAAGTTTACCGGAACAGAGAAGCAGAGAACCAGAAACAGCGCAAGAGCCAGCTGGACCTGACCAAACTTTACCTAGTCCGACTACTGGACAAGGTCAAGCATTAAATGATGCGCAAAGTGAAGTACAGAACCCTCCACCTAAGGAAAGAACTGCTACGTCATACATTAAT gtCACTTCAGCGAGTACTAAATATATACCGAGGCTAGCAGATGGTGTGCAAAGAGGTTCAGAATTTGGTGATCTAGTGCCATCTGAGTGGAATGTCTTTGACGTTGCACAATTTCTTCGAGTTAATGATTGTGCGACCTATTGCGATAATTTCAGTAAACGTAAAATAGATGGAAAGACATTGCTGACTCTTACTAAGGACCAAATAATAGACCTAACAGGTTTCAAAGTTGGAccttctttaaaaatttttgatttaatccagcaattaaaaatcaaagttAATCCAGCTCAGGAAAGATTGAAACTAGGAatgaagaaattattataa